A region of Drosophila mauritiana strain mau12 chromosome 3L, ASM438214v1, whole genome shotgun sequence DNA encodes the following proteins:
- the LOC117142001 gene encoding mitotic-spindle organizing protein 1, whose translation MSEQPTQHKSDDRLTILQTISDVLNSGLSKESLKICIELVDNGVSGGALAHVIQTIRREAQDDEDKESDDSGESDASTDSTLY comes from the coding sequence ATGTCAGAACAACCGACACAACATAAATCCGACGATCGCTTGACCATCCTGCAAACCATATCGGATGTACTGAACTCCGGCCTCAGCAAAGAATCCCTTAAAATCTGCATCGAACTGGTGGACAATGGTGTCTCTGGTGGCGCACTAGCACACGTAATCCAGACCATTAGAAGGGAGGCTCAAGATGATGAAGATAAGGAAAGTGATGATTCCGGAGAATCGGATGCATCAACAGACTCAACTTTGTACTAA
- the LOC117142000 gene encoding uncharacterized protein LOC117142000 has translation MGIQNYYGNLKEKFLTRLKRKEEEPTKPRAHPPRMHNLGEEIRLLVHSQSFEKAYSTAAPFLFASLGAWPGYWLFRGMDYHVHRSHIPLPIYIRQTYYQAKVVQLFIILAGTYTVFRNASRLRLMNANRVGPN, from the exons ATGGGCATCCAAAATTATTACGGCAATCTGAAGGAGAAGTTCTTGACGAGGCTCAAGCGAAAGGAGGAGGAACCAACCAAGCCAAGAGCCCACCCACCTCGGATGCATAATCTTGGCGAGGAGATACGTTTACTAGTGCATTCGCAATCGTTTGAAAAGGCCTACAGTACTGCAGCACCATTTCTTTTCGCCAgtttgggggcgtggccgggctATTGGCTGTTCAGAGGAATGGATTACCATGTTCATCGATCGCACATTCCATTGCCCATCTACATAAGACAG ACTTACTATCAAGCCAAAGTGGTGCAGCTTTTCATTATCTTGGCCGGCACATATACCGTTTTCAGAAATGCCAGTCGCTTGCGATTGATGAATGCAAATAGAGTCGGCCCGAATTGA
- the LOC117141997 gene encoding uncharacterized protein LOC117141997, whose product MDSLLQKISELFHNFTSPIAAVVYSPKNVENAEETQTSANQIPEALSQETGNPETGKPDSKRPSPDTTEPLTSGDIPTPDVKLQKFREQTASHLNYELEFVNFVDRNAPQGLSKKLMDIMPYLEVSFLSWPAFWIWRGYNWQSARKTERIAFYIQRTYQQAKLMQLAILATGLFTISMGRPAGIPIEMHTVHNNQEETDDIGDSS is encoded by the exons ATGGATTCGCTGCTCCAGAAGATCTCCGAGTTGTTTCATAACTTCACTTCCCCCATTGCAGCGGTGGTATACAGTCCTAAGAATGTAGAGAACGCAGAAGAAACCCAAACCTCTGCAAACCAAATACCAGAAGCTTTGAGCCAGGAAACTGGGAATCCGGAAACTGGGAAGCCGGACTCTAAACGCCCTTCACCTGATACCACTGAACCCCTAACCTCTGGTGATATTCCAACCCCAGATGTCAAGTTGCAAAAGTTCAGGGAACAAACAGCCTCACATTTAAACTACGAGCTAGAGTTTGTTAACTTCGTAGATCGCAACGCCCCGCAGGGTCTGTCGAAGAAGTTAATGGATATAATGCCCTATCTGGAAGTCAGCTTTTTGTCCTGGCCAGCGTTTTGGATTTGGCGCGGCTACAACTGGCAGTCCGCACGGAAAACGGAGAGAATCGCTTTTTACATTCAAAGG ACCTATCAACAGGCCAAGCTAATGCAGTTGGCCATCTTAGCCACTGGTCTGTTCACGATATCAATGGGTCGACCTGCCGGCATACCAATAGAAATGCACACTGTGCACAATAATCAGGAAGAAACAGATGACATCGGAGACTCCTCTTAG